The DNA region GCCCCCAAATAATAAAATATTATTAAAGCTTCTGTACTAATAAAAGTTTTGAATGTAAGAAAATCCATTTTTATAAATTCCTAAATTTTTTATCTTAATTTTAAGATAATCATATATTAATCTCTATTTTAAGAAATCACCTTATTTTGACCATTATCTTTTGCCACATAAAATGTAGAATCTGTTCGTAAAAGAATAGATGATTATGAATCATCTTTAGAAGAAAAACAACTCTTGACATTAAGTATACTTTTTGCGAATTACTAAATAAGATACACGATAAAGAGGAAACTTATTTGATATTTCTTCTAAAGATATTTCAATAATTTTATATGAGGATATACCCGCATTGATACTTTTTACAATTTTTCTGATTATTTCATATCTATGATCATTTGGTCTTAAAATATAACTTCGCTTAAATATTTTATATATTTACAACCAATAAAGATTATTATAAAAAATAGTAATCATCATATTTCTAAGTATTTAATTCTAGTTGCACGTTTAGTGTAGGGAGAGTATATCTAAAATAATAATGTACTAAGAGTTGAGTAGAGAATATTCATTATAAATTAATTCTCTACCCTGAAGCAGTATTAAATAAAAAAATACTGCTTTATTTTATTCCCACTCTATTGTTGCAGGTGGTTTAGATGAAATATCATATACAACTCTGTTGATTCCATCAACTTCGTTGATAATTCTTCTTGAAATTGTTTCTAAAATATCATGAGGAATATATGCAAAAGTTGCTGTCATTCCATCTGTTGCTTCTACGATTCTTACACAAACTGTGTTGTCATAAGTTCTATTATCACCCATTACACCTACTGATTTTACGTTTAGTAAAACTGTAAATGCTTGCCAAGTTTTATCATAGTAACCTGTTGATCTTAAAACATCTAACATAATAACATCAGCTTCTCTTAAAATTTCTAAATCAGGTTTATTAACATCACCCATAATTCTAATAGCAAGTCCTGGTCCAGGGAAAGGATGTCTTCCTATCATATCTTTTGGAAGTCCAAGCTCTAATCCTAAAAGTCTTACTTCATCTTTGAAGATTTCTCTTAATGGTTCGATTAATTCAAATGTCATCCAATCAGGAAGTCCACCAACATTATGATGTGATTTGATAGTTTTTGAAGGTCCTTTAACAGATACAGATTCAATAACATCAGTATATAAAGTTCCTTGTGCTAAAAATTCGATTCCATCGTGTTTTTTTGCTTCTTTATCAAATACTTCAATAAATGTTTCACCAATGATTTTTCTTTTTCTTTCAGGATCTGTAATACCTTCTAATTTACTTAAGAACTCTTCACTAGCATCTACGGTAATAAGAGGAACACCACGAGCAGCAAACATTGCTTCAACTTGAGGTCTTTCATTTGCTCTTAAAAGTCCATTATCAACAAATACAGGGATTAGTTGATCACCAATAGCTTCTGCTAAAAGAGTTGCTACAACTGATGAATCAACACCACCTGAAACACCACATAATACTTTTTTATCACCAACTTGTTCTTTAATTTTTGCGATTTGTTCTTTTGCAAAAGAACCCATATTCCATGTAGATTCACAATCACAAATATGTTTAGCAAAATTTTTAAGAAGTTTTGCACCTTCATCTGAATGATAAACTTCTGGGTGAAATTGGAAAGCATAGATATTTCTATGAATATCTGCAATTGCTGCAAATGGAGAATTTTCACTAGTTGCAATTTTTTCAAAACCTGCTGGAATTTTTTCAACTCTATCTCCATGAGACATCCAAACAGTTTGACCATCTGTTGTATCTTTAAAAATTGCAGTTTCTTTTTCAAAATTTAATTTTGCTTTACCATATTCGTGATGATCAGCAGGAATTACAGAACCACCAAAGTGTTGTGAAATAAGTTGCATTCCATAACAAATTCCTAAAATTGGAAGACCAAGTTCAAAAATTGTAGTATCAGGATGATAAGAATCTTCAGCATAAACAGAAGCTGGACCACCTGAAAGAATAATTCCTTTAGGAGTTCTAGCCATAATATCTTCTATACTCTCAGAATAAGGTACTATTTCAGAATAAACACCTGATTCTCTAAGTTTTCTTGCAATAATTTGCGTGTATTGACTACCAAAATCTAATACTATGATTGGTACATGTTTCATATGTTAATATCCTCGTTTTATTAAATAAATCTATTATTATACTGCGATTATATCTAAAAAGTTGTAAAAATTTTGTTAAATGAATTTATAAGAAAAAAGTAGACATAAAAAAAGCTATCAAGAATAAACTTGATAGCTTTTAAAAAATCCAATATAAGACTTTTTATTAGTGTCCAATTCCTAATACTTGATATTGAACATACCAAACTGTAATAGAAACAACATACCCAATTAAAATAACCCAAGCATATTTCATATGTGAACCAAATGTATATATACCATGAAGTTTACCCATAACACCAACACCTGCTGCTGAACCAAATGAGATTAAAGATCCACCAACACCTGCTGTTAAAGTAACAAGCATCCATTGCTCAAGTCCCATACTTGGATTTGCTTTTAAAACAGCTGACATAACAGGAACATTATCAACTATAGCAGAAAGGAAACCAACACCAATATTTGACATTGTAGGTCCTAATACTGAAGGATCATAAACTATTGCCGCTAATCCTAACCAACCAATAAAGTACAATGCACCTACTGCTGCTAAAATACCAAAGAAAAACATTAAAGTGTTATTTTCAATTTTTGACATTGACTCAAATATATTAAAGTGATCTACACCATGTTTTCTTTTTAAACCGTAAGAATACATTTTTAATAATGATAAACCAAACATCATTCCCCACATAGCAGGTAAATGTAATAATTGATGAGACATAACTGCACAGAAGATTGTAAATACACCTAAGAACATTACAACTTTAGCACCTTCTGACATTTTTGGTTTTATTTCTTTTGTAACATCAAATTCTGGAACTTCATTTGGCACAAATCTTGAAAGAATAAATGCTGTTACTAAATATCCAAGGATAGATGCTGGTAATAAAAATAAGAAGTCAGTAAAGGCTCCTTTTCCTGCTGTCCATGCCATAAGAGTAGTAATATCACCAAATGGTGACCAAGCACCACCAGCATTTGCTGCAACAACAATATTAATAGCACCTGGTACTAAGAAATCTTTTCTAGTTTTTTCAATAGTAATTAATACAGTTGATAAAATAAGTGCCGTTGTTAAGTTATCTGCAATAGGAGAAATAAAGAATGCTAAAATTCCAGTTACCCAGAATAATTTTCTATATGTATATCCCTTTGAAACTAGGCTATATTTTAATGCATCAAATACACTCATATGAATTAATGATTCAATATATGTCATAGCAACAAACAAGAAAAAGAATATCTCAGCAATTTCTAAAATAAGATGCTCAGCTTGTGTATGAACCAATCCCATATCTAAGCTATTTAAAGCATAATATGCTGCAACTAACATAAACATAAAAGTACCTATAAATAAAGCAGGTTTTGCCTTATCTATTTCATATTTTTCTTCTGCTGCTACAAAATAGTACCCAATTACAAAAATAAATAAACATGCAAATCCAGCCCATGTCATTGTAATATCAGGGATTTCCCCTGTACTAGCTGTACTTGCGAATAACGAAACTGTTGTTAACAGTAAAGTCATTAATAATTTTAACATTAATTCTCCTTAATATAATGTGCTCCAAGCGATTCTTTACGCTTTAAAGCTGCTTGTAATATTGACCTTGCCGTAAGTAGTCTTAAGAATAATAGTCTTCCAACATCTTGTTTTAAATATTCATTAATTTGAGATAATGCTTTTTCTAATTCTTTTGGATCTCTTACTATAGCAACTGATTTCCACATAATCTGTCTTAGATTATTTTTGATATCTTTGTCAATTTTTTGATTTCTCACATATGATTTTATACTTTTCGTATAATTTTCTTGTGATATTTTGAAATTATTTTTAAGAGAATCTTCAACTGCTATTTGAGAGAAAACTAATCCTTCCAATAAAGAGTTTGAAGCTAATCTATTTGCACCGTGAACTCCAGTACAAGCTGCTTCACCTACAGCATATAAGTTTTTCATACCCTTAACTTTTGCATCAAGTGTAGTTTCAATTCCTCCCATTGCATAATGGAATGCAGGTGAAATAGGAACTTGTTCAAAAGGTAAGTCATAACCTAAATCTTTTAAATTAGCATAAATATTTGGGAATCTTTTTTTGAAAGCTTCTTTTTCAAACTCTTCAAATGATAAGAAAATACCTAATCCTGTTTTTTGATTATAATCAAAAATAGAACGAGAAACTACATCTCTTGGTGCTAATTCTCCATCTTCATGATAATCTTTTAAAAATCTATAACCATTTTCATCTACGATATGAGCACCCTCACCTCTTAATGCTTCTGATAATAAAGGTTTTCTTGCAAAATGCGTTCCTTTTACAACTGTAGGATGAAATTGCATCATTTCCATATCTTTAAGGCTTAAACCTTTATGCGAAATAATACCTTGAATCTCACCTGCAATTGCAGTTGAGTTTGTATGATATTTATACAATGAACCAATTCCACCACTAGCAATAATAGTATTATTGGCATAAACAACTCTTTGTTCTGTTTCACTTGTAAAAAATTGAACACCGTAACAAATATCGTCTTGAATTAATAAATCATTCACAACTACATTAGTTACAATCTCATGTTTACATTGTTGTATTAAAAACAAATGTGTCATTCGTCCTGTTGCATCTCCATCAGCATGAAGAATTCTACTTCTACTATGTGCAGCTTCTTTTGTAAAAGCTAATTTACCTTTAGCATTTAAGTCAAATTTTAAACCTGAACTTATTAAATTCTTTACAGCAAGTAAAGATTTTCTACTTAATAATTCAACTGCTTTTTTATCATTATAATCTACACCAGCAGTTAGAGTATCTTGAATGTGTGAAGGAATATCTTCATCATCAACTGCTGTAGCTATTCCGCCTTGCGCCCAAAAAGTATTACAGTCCCAAGGAGACTTTTTACATAATACTAAAACTTTTTTGTCTTTAGGAATCAGTCTTGCAGCATTTAAACCAGCAACACCTGTTCCTATAATTATATAATCGTATACCATGTTATTTACTTGCTTCTTTATTTTTTGTTATTGGAAGGGTTGGTTTGTCAGCTACATAAACAGGATCGCCTTTGTAACCACAACCACTAAAAGATAATATAAAACCTGCTATAATTAGCGTATGAAAAAATTGAATGAAATACTTAGTCATCTTAAAAAAAATCCTGAATTCAGAAAAATTAATACATCAACTTCAATTAAAAAATTTATTGAAGTGCTACCTCTAAAATTAAAAAAAGGAGTTAAATTTGCTTATATAAGAACGCAAACTTTGTATTTTGTATTAACCCATCCTGTTTATAAAATGGAATTTGAGTATAACAAAGCAGATATAAAATCATTATTAAAAATGGGAAATTTTGATAATGTTACAGAAATTGCTTTTTTTGTTTCTAATAAAATTGAGAAAAAAGAAAAGATAAAAAAGGAAGAACCTTTATTTAAAGAACGAGCAAAAGGTAGTTTTTATAATCAAGCAAAAGATGGTAAAATCTATGAAAAGTTTGAAAATATTCGAGAAATTATAAGAGGGTCTTAAATAATTTCTCTCTTTCTTTATAATCTGGGCAATAACATTCAACTAAATTCCAAAACTTTTTGGAGTGATTTTTATGTTTGATATGTGCTAATTCGTGAACTACAACATATTGAGCAATTTCTATTGGAAATTTACAAAGCTGTGTATTAAAATTTAATCCATTTTTATAATTACACGAACCCCACGTTCTTTTGTTTTTTCTATATTTAATTGAGGTTGGATAAAGATTCATTAGTTTTGAGTACTTTTCTACAAGACTTGGAATTACTTTTTCTATACTTTCTCTATAAAATTTATCAATATTTTTAATTTTGTAATCATATAATTTTTTTATCTCACCAAAATATAAAAATTCATCATCATTCAATTGTGTCTGATTTATATGACTTAAAGCCTTTATTAGCCAATTCTTTTTTCTTTCTAATAATTCTAAAGCATCAAGATATGTAAAATTTATGTTAGCTTTTATATGTATTAAATTATTATTAATAACCCTTAAATAACAATGTTTTATATGCCTTTTATTCTCAAACTTAACAGTAAGTACCAAAGAATCAATATTATGTTCAAATTCCAAGCTTTTCCTTAAGATTATTTTTGTTATAATCCAACATTATATCATAGAAAATATGATCAATATTACATACGAGGAAACATTAATGAAAATTGCAAACAGAATGGAAAACTTATCTCCATCGGTAACTATGGCAATTACAGCTCTTGCAAGAGAACTGAAAGCTCAAGGTAAAGATATATTAAGTTTTAGTGCAGGTGAACCAGATTTTGATACACCAGAAGTTATTAAACAAGCAGCTATAAAAGCTATAACTGAAGGTTACACAAAATACACTGCAGTAGAAGGTATAACGCAAACCAAACAGGCAATCATTAATAAGTTAAAAAGAGATCACAATTTAGATTATAGTTTAGATAATATCATAGTTAGTAATGGTGCGAAACATTCATTATTTAATCTTTTTCAAGTATTAATTGAAAAAGGTGATGAAGTAATTATTCCTGCTCCATATTGGGTTACTTATCCTGAACAAGTAAAATATTCTGATGGTGTTCCAGTGATTATTGAAACAGAAGATACAAATAATTTTAAAATTACAGCAGAGCAATTAAAAAATGCAATAACTGAAAAAACTAGAATTCTTTTAATAAATACTCCATCTAATCCAACAGGTGCTGTTTATACAAAAGAAGAATTAGAAGCAATAGCTGAAGTTTTAAAAGGTACTGATATTTTAGTATTATCAGATGAAATGTATGAAAAAATCATATATGATGGTAAAAAATTTACTGCACTTGCACAAATATCTGAAGATATGTATCAAAGAACAGTTACTATTAACGGTTTAAGTAAAGCAGCAGCTATGACAGGTTGGAGATTTGGTTATTTAGCAAGTCCTAAAACTGAACTTATAAAAGCTATGATTAAATTACAAGGTCAAGTAACTTCAAATGTAAACTCAATCACTCAATACGCAGCAATCCCTGCACTTGAAGGTGAAGCTGATGATACAATGGAAATTATGAGAAAAGAGTTTGAAAAAAGAAGAAATATTGCAGTTAAATCTTTTAATGAAATCAAAGGTTTAAGAACTCTTAATCCAGATGGTGCATTTTATTTATTTGTAAATATTAAAGATGTTTCAAATGATTCTATAAAATTTTGTGCAGATCTACTAGAACAAAAAGGTGTCGCTTTAGTACCAGGTCTTGCATTTGGAACTGAAGGATATATTAGATTTTCTTTTGCTACAGACTTAAAAACAATCGAAGAAGGAATCAAAAGAATCAAAGAGTTTGTAGAAAACAAATAATTATGACTCTTCAAAAAAAAGCTACGGTCGTATCAACATCAGTTGCGGCCCTTCTTACAGTTATCAAACTTATAATTGGAATAGCTAGTGGATCTGTTGCTGTTTTAGCTTCAGCAATAGATTCTATTCTAGATATGTTTGTCTCAATTTTTAATTATTTTGCAATATCAAACTCTGAAAAACCAGCAGACAATGAATTTAACTATGGTAGAGGAAAAATAGAAGCCCTAGCTTCTGTTGTAGAAGGTACAATAATTACTGTATCTGGACTATTTTTACTTTATCAAGCCATACAAAAAGCAATAAATGGTGAAGTTTCACAATATATGGGAACATCAATTATTGTTATGATTATATCTCTTGTAATCACTGTTTTCTTGGTAATTTACTTAAATAAAGTTGCAAAAAAAACAAACTCAATGGTTATAAAAGCAGATGCACTTCACTATAAAACAGATGTTTATTCAAATGTTGCCGTATTAGTATCACTACTTCTAGTTAACTTCACAGGATATGAAATAATCGATGTTCTAGTAGGTAGTGGTATTGCATTGTTTATTATTTATTCTTCTTATGAGTTAATTCATGATGGAATATTGGTACTATTAGATAGAGCTGTTGATCATGATGTTGTTAATAAAATCGAAGCTATTATCAAAAATAATGATAATGTTAATACATATCACCTTCTAAAAACAAGAGAAGCAGGTCATCAGACTTTTGTAGAAGTGCACTTGGTTTTTAACTGTATTATTACTCTAATGGATGCACATAGAGCTAGTGATAAAATTGAACAAGAAATAGAAGACTTAGATAAAAATAGAGATTGGATTATCAATATCCATATGGATCCTTATGATGATTTTACAATCAATGGTGAAAAGTAATAAAGAATTAATATGATGAAAATTTTATTTATCTTTATGATTTTTGTATCCGTAATCTTTGCAGATACACAAATAAACTACAACACTGCAAAGCTTTATAAAGAAGATATTTCCTCAAGCACAGCTTATAAAATGCAACAAAAAGGTGCTTTATTAATTGATGTAAGAACAAAAGTAGAATTTGAAGAATCAAGAGCAAAAAACTCTATAAATATTCCAATCTTTAAAGACCAAAATGGAAAAAGAGTCTTTAATAAAGCATTCTTAAATGAAGTCTATCAAGCATCAAATAGAAACCTAAACAAAAAAATTCTACTAATCTGTAGAAGTGGTTCAAGAACAAAAGTTGCAAGTAATATCCTAGCACAACAAGGTTTTAAAGACATTTACAATATACAATATGGATTTCAATATGATTGGTTGAAAGTTGGTTTACCTACACAAAGGTAAAAGAATACATCTTTCTTCTTCAATATTTTAAATTTTATATATAAAGTATAATCTATTCTAATATAGTTCATTCAATAAACTCACATCATTAATTAGATACAATAGCCACTTAAATTTAAATAAATGAAAACAATTTATTATTATATAGACTTACAAGGTATAATACAAAATTTTTGATACTAAAAGTAGAATACTATATATTAACAAGTCTATAATTAACTATCTATAAAATACTATTTTAAGGGATTCATAAACAAATATGGCACTAATAGACTTACAAAACATTTCAAAACAATATGATACAAAAGTTATTTTAAAAAATGTAAACTTTACTTTAAACACAGGTCAAAGAATAGCCGTAATTGGTCAAAATGGTCAAGGGAAATCTACACTTCTTAAGATAATTACAGGTGAGATTGAAGAGGATGATGGTGTTAAAGCTATTGATAAATCAATAAAAGTTGAGATGCTAGCACAGCATCCAAAGTTTGATGATAATCTAATAGTTCGTGATGCTATTGAAAATCAATTAAAAGAGTTAAAAGATGCAAGAGTTGAGTATGAAGAGGTTTCTTTAAAAATTATTGATGATTATGAAAACAATGATTTAATCAATAGACAAAGTGAGCTTTCGACTTTTCTTGAATTCCATAATGCTTGGGATTTGGACAATATGATTGAGCGTGTTTTAAAAGAGTTTCAACTAAAAGAGTATGAATTTAAAGATGTAAATCTTCTAAGTGGTGGTGAGCAAAGAAGAGTTTCTTTAGCTGCTTTACTTTTGAAAAAACCTGATGTTTTACTTTTAGATGAGCCAACCAATCACCTTGATGTTTATATGGTTGAATTTTTAGAACAACTTTTAATGAAGAATAATTTTACACTTATCTTTATTTCTCATGATAGATATTTTATTGATAATATTGCGACTTCAGTTATTGAGGTTGAAGGTGGTTCTTTACGAAAATTCCAAGGTGGATATTCTTCATATTTAGAACAAAAGCAACAATTACTTGAAAATATGCAAAAAGACCATCAAAATATGCTTGGTTTATTTAAAAGAGAAGCACATTGGATGCAAAGAGGTGTTACAGCAAGACGGAAGAGAAATGTAAGAAGAAAAGCTGAATACTTAGAATTAAAAGAAAAGGTAAAATCAACACCTTCTGCTATTAGAAAAATGAGTGTTGAATTACAAAGAGAACAAAAGTCTTTTAATTCAGGAGAAGCAAGAACTCAAAACAAAAGAAAAATGCTTTTTGAACTTGATGATATTGGTATCACTCTTGGAGATAAACTTCTTATAAAAGATTTTACTACAAGAATTTTACAAAAAGATACTATTGCAATAGTAGGACCAAATGGTACTGGAAAATCTACAATGCTTAAAATATTTATGGAAAAACTTAAAGTAGATTATGGAAGATTTAAAAAAGGTGAATTCAAAGTAGGATATTTTGATCAACATAGAGAAATGCTAAATGACAATCAAAGTATTATGCACACTTTTTGTCCAAATGGTGGTGATTTAGTTGAGCTAAATGATGGTAGAACTATGCACGTTTATGGTTACTTGAAAAACTTTTTATTTCCAAAAGAGTACTTAGAAAAGAAAA from Poseidonibacter antarcticus includes:
- the guaA gene encoding glutamine-hydrolyzing GMP synthase, translated to MKHVPIIVLDFGSQYTQIIARKLRESGVYSEIVPYSESIEDIMARTPKGIILSGGPASVYAEDSYHPDTTIFELGLPILGICYGMQLISQHFGGSVIPADHHEYGKAKLNFEKETAIFKDTTDGQTVWMSHGDRVEKIPAGFEKIATSENSPFAAIADIHRNIYAFQFHPEVYHSDEGAKLLKNFAKHICDCESTWNMGSFAKEQIAKIKEQVGDKKVLCGVSGGVDSSVVATLLAEAIGDQLIPVFVDNGLLRANERPQVEAMFAARGVPLITVDASEEFLSKLEGITDPERKRKIIGETFIEVFDKEAKKHDGIEFLAQGTLYTDVIESVSVKGPSKTIKSHHNVGGLPDWMTFELIEPLREIFKDEVRLLGLELGLPKDMIGRHPFPGPGLAIRIMGDVNKPDLEILREADVIMLDVLRSTGYYDKTWQAFTVLLNVKSVGVMGDNRTYDNTVCVRIVEATDGMTATFAYIPHDILETISRRIINEVDGINRVVYDISSKPPATIEWE
- the nhaD gene encoding sodium:proton antiporter NhaD, whose product is MLKLLMTLLLTTVSLFASTASTGEIPDITMTWAGFACLFIFVIGYYFVAAEEKYEIDKAKPALFIGTFMFMLVAAYYALNSLDMGLVHTQAEHLILEIAEIFFFLFVAMTYIESLIHMSVFDALKYSLVSKGYTYRKLFWVTGILAFFISPIADNLTTALILSTVLITIEKTRKDFLVPGAINIVVAANAGGAWSPFGDITTLMAWTAGKGAFTDFLFLLPASILGYLVTAFILSRFVPNEVPEFDVTKEIKPKMSEGAKVVMFLGVFTIFCAVMSHQLLHLPAMWGMMFGLSLLKMYSYGLKRKHGVDHFNIFESMSKIENNTLMFFFGILAAVGALYFIGWLGLAAIVYDPSVLGPTMSNIGVGFLSAIVDNVPVMSAVLKANPSMGLEQWMLVTLTAGVGGSLISFGSAAGVGVMGKLHGIYTFGSHMKYAWVILIGYVVSITVWYVQYQVLGIGH
- the nadB gene encoding L-aspartate oxidase; translated protein: MVYDYIIIGTGVAGLNAARLIPKDKKVLVLCKKSPWDCNTFWAQGGIATAVDDEDIPSHIQDTLTAGVDYNDKKAVELLSRKSLLAVKNLISSGLKFDLNAKGKLAFTKEAAHSRSRILHADGDATGRMTHLFLIQQCKHEIVTNVVVNDLLIQDDICYGVQFFTSETEQRVVYANNTIIASGGIGSLYKYHTNSTAIAGEIQGIISHKGLSLKDMEMMQFHPTVVKGTHFARKPLLSEALRGEGAHIVDENGYRFLKDYHEDGELAPRDVVSRSIFDYNQKTGLGIFLSFEEFEKEAFKKRFPNIYANLKDLGYDLPFEQVPISPAFHYAMGGIETTLDAKVKGMKNLYAVGEAACTGVHGANRLASNSLLEGLVFSQIAVEDSLKNNFKISQENYTKSIKSYVRNQKIDKDIKNNLRQIMWKSVAIVRDPKELEKALSQINEYLKQDVGRLLFLRLLTARSILQAALKRKESLGAHYIKEN
- a CDS encoding DUF721 domain-containing protein — translated: MKKLNEILSHLKKNPEFRKINTSTSIKKFIEVLPLKLKKGVKFAYIRTQTLYFVLTHPVYKMEFEYNKADIKSLLKMGNFDNVTEIAFFVSNKIEKKEKIKKEEPLFKERAKGSFYNQAKDGKIYEKFENIREIIRGS
- a CDS encoding M48 family metallopeptidase, which produces MEFEHNIDSLVLTVKFENKRHIKHCYLRVINNNLIHIKANINFTYLDALELLERKKNWLIKALSHINQTQLNDDEFLYFGEIKKLYDYKIKNIDKFYRESIEKVIPSLVEKYSKLMNLYPTSIKYRKNKRTWGSCNYKNGLNFNTQLCKFPIEIAQYVVVHELAHIKHKNHSKKFWNLVECYCPDYKEREKLFKTLL
- a CDS encoding pyridoxal phosphate-dependent aminotransferase; the encoded protein is MKIANRMENLSPSVTMAITALARELKAQGKDILSFSAGEPDFDTPEVIKQAAIKAITEGYTKYTAVEGITQTKQAIINKLKRDHNLDYSLDNIIVSNGAKHSLFNLFQVLIEKGDEVIIPAPYWVTYPEQVKYSDGVPVIIETEDTNNFKITAEQLKNAITEKTRILLINTPSNPTGAVYTKEELEAIAEVLKGTDILVLSDEMYEKIIYDGKKFTALAQISEDMYQRTVTINGLSKAAAMTGWRFGYLASPKTELIKAMIKLQGQVTSNVNSITQYAAIPALEGEADDTMEIMRKEFEKRRNIAVKSFNEIKGLRTLNPDGAFYLFVNIKDVSNDSIKFCADLLEQKGVALVPGLAFGTEGYIRFSFATDLKTIEEGIKRIKEFVENK
- a CDS encoding cation diffusion facilitator family transporter, whose translation is MTLQKKATVVSTSVAALLTVIKLIIGIASGSVAVLASAIDSILDMFVSIFNYFAISNSEKPADNEFNYGRGKIEALASVVEGTIITVSGLFLLYQAIQKAINGEVSQYMGTSIIVMIISLVITVFLVIYLNKVAKKTNSMVIKADALHYKTDVYSNVAVLVSLLLVNFTGYEIIDVLVGSGIALFIIYSSYELIHDGILVLLDRAVDHDVVNKIEAIIKNNDNVNTYHLLKTREAGHQTFVEVHLVFNCIITLMDAHRASDKIEQEIEDLDKNRDWIINIHMDPYDDFTINGEK
- a CDS encoding rhodanese-like domain-containing protein, coding for MMKILFIFMIFVSVIFADTQINYNTAKLYKEDISSSTAYKMQQKGALLIDVRTKVEFEESRAKNSINIPIFKDQNGKRVFNKAFLNEVYQASNRNLNKKILLICRSGSRTKVASNILAQQGFKDIYNIQYGFQYDWLKVGLPTQR
- the abc-f gene encoding ribosomal protection-like ABC-F family protein — translated: MALIDLQNISKQYDTKVILKNVNFTLNTGQRIAVIGQNGQGKSTLLKIITGEIEEDDGVKAIDKSIKVEMLAQHPKFDDNLIVRDAIENQLKELKDARVEYEEVSLKIIDDYENNDLINRQSELSTFLEFHNAWDLDNMIERVLKEFQLKEYEFKDVNLLSGGEQRRVSLAALLLKKPDVLLLDEPTNHLDVYMVEFLEQLLMKNNFTLIFISHDRYFIDNIATSVIEVEGGSLRKFQGGYSSYLEQKQQLLENMQKDHQNMLGLFKREAHWMQRGVTARRKRNVRRKAEYLELKEKVKSTPSAIRKMSVELQREQKSFNSGEARTQNKRKMLFELDDIGITLGDKLLIKDFTTRILQKDTIAIVGPNGTGKSTMLKIFMEKLKVDYGRFKKGEFKVGYFDQHREMLNDNQSIMHTFCPNGGDLVELNDGRTMHVYGYLKNFLFPKEYLEKKIGVLSGGEKNRVALALLFTKSIDCLVLDEPTNDLDLPTINILEEYLENFQGAVIFVSHDRYFVDKLAKKLFVFTGVNGKVEESFQPYSEYLEIEKELKDLSSLENSLNKEQNEKPKEQVKKKQVKLSFNDQRDHDNLPKEIEELEERIEEINNCLMDPKCYEEKGIVAVSQELEKVEAIYETKVERFLQLEELIESFNS